In the Emys orbicularis isolate rEmyOrb1 chromosome 3, rEmyOrb1.hap1, whole genome shotgun sequence genome, one interval contains:
- the RTN4 gene encoding reticulon-4 isoform X2, whose amino-acid sequence MDSQLSSWKDKVVDLLYWRDIKKTGVVFGASLFLMLSLTVFSIVSVTAYIALALLSVTISFRIYKGVIQAIQKSDEGHPFRAYLETDVAVSEELVQKYSNAALGHINGTVKELRRLFLVDDLVDSLKFAVLMWVFTYVGALFNGLTLLILALISLFSVPVIYERHQAQIDHYLGLVNKTARDAVTKIQAKIPGLKRKTE is encoded by the exons TTGTTGACCTCCTTTACTGGCGAGACATTAAGAAGACAGGAGTGGTGTTTGGTGCCAGCTTGTTCCTGATGCTTTCGTTAACAGTATTCAGCATTGTGAGTGTGACAGCTTACATTGCCTTGGCCCTTCTTTCTGTGACGATCAGCTTCAGGATATACAAGGGAGTTATCCAGGCAATCCAAAAGTCCGATGAAGGCCACCCATTTAG GGCTTACTTGGAGACTGATGTTGCTGTGTCTGAGGAGCTTGTCCAGAAGTACAGCAATGCTGCACTTGGCCACATTAATGGCACAGTAAAGGAGCTCAGACGTCTTTTCCTAGTTGATGACTTAGTTGATTCTCTGAAG TTTGCAGTGTTGATGTGGGTATTCACCTATGTTGGTGCTTTGTTTAATGGTCTGACATTACTGATACTGG CTCTGATTTCACTCTTCAGTGTTCCTGTTATTTATGAGAGACATCAG GCTCAAATTGACCATTATTTGGGACTTGTGAACAAGACTGCCAGAGATGCAGTGACTAA GATCCAAGCTAAAATACCTGGATTGAAACGCAAAACTGAGTAA